The Brassica napus cultivar Da-Ae chromosome C1, Da-Ae, whole genome shotgun sequence DNA segment TAACTTCTTCACATTACCATAGAGTATCTTGACAGAAACAAACAAAGGTCAGAAAAATGTATAAAGATAAAATCTGAGACAAGGCAACCCATCGAACACAAAGGAAGTGCGATCAAGCACCAACGCGAAGAACCAAGAAAGCGGATCAGAGGAAGAATAATAACCGAAAGGCCAACGTCACCACGAAGCCAGAGGACACATTCTTAATGCACCAGAAGCACAACCACAAGTTAAGAGGCGAGAACCACCTCACAAAACTAAAGAAGCACAAACAAGGCGTCCATGCCAGCGAAGAATCATAAAGCTCTGGATAGAAgtgaccaaagctccaagagactaactccgcacacTTATACCAAGTGGAGCAGGGGAAGAAGAGAAACAACCTGAGGGAGGAAGAATGTAAGCCAGTCACCAAGAAACCAGAGCCCAAGCCTGAGACCAGAAACAACCTTCCAGACCCACATAGCATACCCGGAGGAAAACATTATCGAAACCTGGAGTAGCAAACATAGCGAAagggagagccaccagagaAGCGAGCAGCAATGAAAACTGTAATGAGATGAGATAATATAGATGGAAGGGGAAACAAAATGAAATCAGCAAACTGTGGAGCTGTCCTCAagctatgaaagagagcatagaaTTCAGATCGCCAAAAaccagatcttgaaaaccagGGAGAGCATGAACTACTGACGACaagccaacgacgaggaaaacaacatcaaagactacaaactctgacccaacccaagGATATAGTCCATAACATCAACCAAAAtctaaagaagaagaggagcaaaCAATATTGACCGGAACATCCTACAACGCCGTGAGAAAAAATCACACAACTAAGAACTCATAAACCCGATCTGCAATAAATATCAGATAATCTCACAGGAGAAGAAGGTGAGGAAGAACAAGAGCACACATGTGAGTCTTTTTCCAGAGATGGTGAGAAGCACCACATACCAGAaatgtaaacaaaataaatagatggTGACGACTCATTGTCAAAATATGTGGAGAGggcaaaaaacatcttaaaataataatattcaaaaatatttaaaagtaaaatacaattttgacacTGAGAACCAacaaatttctaaataaaaagtTGTTGAAATTCAATATACTTTAGATTAGAGGCTCACTTCATCATTAATAAGTACTACTATACACACAccatcatattattaaaaaaatacataatttattaaCGTACAcaataaaaacatcaaaataataCTCTTACCAAATAAACACGACCATATAATATATCATCCAATTAATTGTACTTAACAACAATGAAACAATATTCTGCGTGAAGCGCGGATACCCCTCTAGTTTgttataaaaagtaaatatagttatggttttggtataaaaccaaatataccgaaaacattattatataaaaccggaccaaaccaaaccaaaatagatataatatgaatatgatAGCTAATTTTTGTAAaccgaaataccaaaaaaaaaaactgaaataataaaaccaaaatccgGATTGAACACGCTAGAACACATTAATATAGTGCTAAGCAAATAAATATCAGGCCAATCACCTTTTAAATCGATAGTTTTTACTGTTTGCCAACTTTTATGAACTACTGAGCATGTTaactcaaatatattttaatcatgtgTTCAACAAGTCAAAATAAAACGTAACCAGTTTACTAAATCTGTATTGTTTGATCATTCTAAATAAGTTTGAATCAATAGTAGCAAAGCAattgaaaatttgatttgacatcaagatacatcacctaattgttattttttttaagcaaGCACATAAATTAATGAAAGCTTATATCGAACTGAAGAAGTTTATGGGATGATATGCATGTCCTATTGTATCAGCTCACCGGTTAACTTGAGCATCTGGACCAGTTATAATTTAAAACGATGAACCCAATTGGTTCATTCGGGAACCATTTCCGGTTTTTTGTTGCTCCATTTGTCCAACCTTTTTGCAGATTCTTCCACCTAAAGCAAACATAATATCCGATCATTATTGAAGTGTCTCATATCAGTAAAATATAGATGCACATTCGCAGGAATACATAAACTTACCTCTTTTGTCCAGTCTGTTCGAAATGTGACCCATGCTAAAATAACCGTCTGTATAAGAGTTCCACATATCATTCCCGTCCATATACcctataacataaaaaaaaattaaattctatGATTAGTCTCATTAATAATACGAGTCAAATgtacaaaaaatagttaaatgGTAAGTATTTGAATATTGATGTGAAAGGCAAGAGGAGTATCTTGCCTTGGTATCGAACTTGAAATAAAATCCAAAGAGAGCCCCAAGAGGAATTCCAATAATGTAGTAACATCCAACATTAACTTTGGCCACAAACATTTGCCAACCACATCCAACCGCCACACCTTAAATAGACATTTCCCACTTGTTTTTAAGGAAGACAGTtttatttaatctatttttgtttttgaaactgcggtgttataaaaaaaaagattttaccaGAAAGGACAGGTTGGATTCCATTGAGGACAAGCGTGAAGGCAAGAAGCGGGCAGAGATCTGAAACTGCGGCCGAAACTTCTTCACCCTCGGTGAAAGCATAGCTCAAGACGTCACGGAACGCCAAAATCACAATGGCTAAGATCACACATGTGATTAAAGAATATATGTTGACAATGATAACAGAAAACGATGCTGATTTAGGGTTTCCAGCTCCAAGTTCATTGCTCACTCTTACACTGGTCAATACCAAAGATTAGACCGCAGTCaaatttatttagaaaaatagaGATCAGACTCGGTTTTATTTAACATATTTAAGTTGATGTAAAGTGTAAGAGTTTATATACTTTTAGGAGAATAAATTGGATAGACATTctcaattttatataattaaaaacttgaGAGATCCGCATACCTTATCGCTGCATTGAACCCAAGAGATATCATGAACACCCATCCTGAAATCGTCATGCTGAAACACGAAAAACCAAATGTTATAGGGTCCGGATGTTAACATACGGAATAAGTGAAGTGCAGTtctaatagtaacaaaaacatataaatatataagtctatgtagagattttttgttactattaactATGCTGCGCTGCAATGCGATTTGTAACATTCAGAGCCATAAtactagggctgggcaaataaaccgaacccgaaaacccgaaccgaatccgatccgataaaaatgaatccgaaccgatccgaacccgatgtaaataccgaatggatcttgttttgtggtatttcgggttatgggtattatccgaaccgaacccgaatctaaatggatattcgatagaacccgaaacattcaaaacctctaaaagatcttgtaccaaacatgatctcaattcctaatatatatccaaaatacactaagaaatattgaacatctaaaatacttatctattacacgaaggttggtggttctattacatgaaggttggtggttctattacatgaaggttgatggttgaagatggccgttgaatcttgaagtatttagattttgattttgtttttgttaaacaatgtttctcatttcatgagaacttggttttcgttttacGCTTTTATTTATtgggttttctttttatcagtaaatatgtttacttttcgtttgattttgaatgatcacggttgatgttccttatttttgaatcgattttacttaagttttggttacaaaataggtacagatcaggtattttaaaactgaagaaccggttttactcatgttttggttataaaataagtaaaaatcaggtacttttaaaccgaaaaaccgattgggacccaaACTCAAAAGTAtattgggttgtaccggttctttgaagatttactaaccccgacccgaacccgatagaacccgaaccggtcccgaaccgaactttcaaataatccgaatggggctgattttgataaacccgaaaaaccgaaacccgattgaataaaaccgaaacccgattaggaccccgaatgcccaggcctacaTAATACCATAAGAAATGAGCAAAAATacagtaataaaaatatatttcagcTTGTGTCGTCATACAGCATTAAAACATTTCAAGGTTTCACTTATATCGGTATATATATTCTGGGTGTGACCGGTAAAAATGTAGTGTAATAAAAGTAGAGATATACATAGTGAATTAGAGATAGGAGAAGTAAAAAAGttggaggaaaaaaaataagCTAATGTTGTAAAACGAAGGTTTTAGttctgaatatttctgtgttttattaatgaataagagaTCCCTTTATATAAGGGTTACATGAGagataaatagaaatacataaatgtaaagattacaaatcataaacatagatgaaataggaaaactagaaGAATGGAAAGTGTCTAGCCGACTTTCCCTTTCTCTCCATGCCGCGgccgccgcctctctctctagggtttggaccgtctctctctctagggtttgggccggttatggaccgagccggttatggacatccaccaattgatttataacactcccccttggatgccataatcattcagggattgtaatacgcttaatgttgcctcattaaaaccttatcaggaaaacccagtgggacaaaaccatgatgaaggaaaaagagtataacaagtactactccccctgatgtgaacctcagtggaagttcttcagcctacgcatctgatgcgtgagcttcctgaacgtgcaggtaggaagtAAACAAATCGGCCAAGTTTATTACTGAACCGTAACTGGATTACTTTGACCTCTCCGGTCTTTTCTCATGTCTTATGACATCGTGTGTGCATGGTAAATAAGTGAATCTTTGCTGTCGACTACTCTTAATTTGGTCGGTCAGACTTACAGACAATATACATGCTGAGCATGGTGCCATCAACTTGTAATCTCAAGTCATAAGTCTATGTCCTGGTGCATCTTTTCTACACGGATGTATATCAACCACACTGTAATCTGATCGATTCATGTTGAGTCATAGATCTCGCCTATACATGTTTAtaacttgtctcatgagtgtctAAGATCAAGATGTGATCAATGATTATTGCTGTAATGAGTCTTACGATCTCATTGAACTATAGCTCTGCAGCCAAGTACACTCATGGACCTCGTACATGACCATCGACTCTTCTTGTCTTTGGCAATGCTACATTCATTAGTCTTTGCAGTCCTATCTTAATATATGATGGCGTCCCATGACCTTTCTTGCCGTGGACCATATCACGCATATTAGGTTATTGATCTCGGCCACATGTGTTTATGGACTACAACACGATGGCTGATCTTTCTTTTCACTAGCCATGATCAAAGAAGAAGGGCCGGACGCCTGTAGCCGGACACCCACACAGATTTAATAGATAATTTGTATCAATCAACTAACCATTCTTTAGGCTGGTTTAGTATAAGTAAACACAAGGAATTCAAATCTCTTTTATAAGTATATGGACTGAATTGGATTGTTCTTATACAACTCTTTTACAtaatatatgcagctgctttgtttcagtctatgaacagcttaggaacaatgttgttctttatccagtgatccatatgctgcttactacatcagtgtatgtcaatctaatttctttcttatgaccagacctttgtcaatttcgaaaatctgtagcagcatccaccacataggagtttatctccttataatttgttcctttggtctctgtgagtatccttgtgtaacaagctatgatcgaATATTGTTAGTAGGAAAACATGAACACCTTTACACCtcgtgatcatgtaccatctctcacggtttcttttccctcacaagatccatctatttcactggtttatcagatggtGTTTCTGTATATGTGTATGGCCAATACTCCTATCTTTCTCTATAGATactttaaaccccacgtttatcttttcaatctaatctttattctttatgagtactctttcgtgggttcctgatcctcgtttatatctttaaactcaagtgctactactttatgtatccttATACAAATATAACTCTCATGTttgtgttccagacatgatctaatcgatttgagatttcattatccaggacctttgttacctagtagcttggcatCCCaagctacatggtttggtaccttagatatttagctgcgcagccttttctcaatgtctgctATGGTTTCTATTTTGACCTCGGatttgtattctatgcaccttttctTTCCGAGGTgccttatcttatggaacactttggtctatcttgtatagactctgtagcaacttgactgtgtctctaggacatcagatttcgtttggtgctaagctggttatgacttagtcattattttcttttattttcgggtcagtgtctggcatctagattagctagctttgtataatctttctttggacgtcttaaatcatacttttagtctgaggatcttgccaagacaatgatggttgataccattataTTTCTCTTATCATTCTTTTAATCTTTACCAGCTTATAACTTTCTCCTTCTAATGTTGGATAGTAGGATTCATTAGTCATGCAATCTGTGCACCTGGCCTCAATCTGAtaacccatatttggctcaaggtctcttaAAACTTGTGGGAGAAAGACATACttttatccaacatatattcccaatcctcttctgaggttccatcttagacggcacatatgtctgtggtggtttattcaatagtctcttaagatggtatatgtctggctcatgacccgtattcaatctgagatgagaatatctatgctcacttatatggcctgatgcatattaacCTTATATACATGTAAAACTCGTGATGtccccaagcttatagactttagagTCTGAACCTTATAGGTAATAGCCTGTACGGCCAAGCTGTTATCAAGTTGTTATATCCGTgtttatagtatggtcatggaCCACGGGTTTGTCCTCACTCCCCCTCATGATCATACTATAATCTGCAGATGGTTGGGACATTatagcctaatgagtttcccttgtgtacatgttacacaacgtgagatactatgggataactctgtgTGCCCTTTTAATATCAATCTTTTTCATCAAGTTTAGACCAGGATGGCTAATCCggtcatgccatatagtgtataatTTTTGTGGGGTATACCAATCTGGTTACCATGGCTCTTGcccttatcatactgatctttgcatagtctagatcagtagagaatgcatgtatagtttctaccactctttgtttcctttgcccattgtttctatatggaaaccattcttaTATCATATATCTTATAAACTCAATGGGCTTCTATGGGTGGATATAGAGCATTATGTCTTTCAAGCCTGTGTGCTCTTTTTATGCTCCAATGTATTTAGCCTCTTTAGGCGCCAATGTACTAAGTCTAGCCGTAGCCCTTTAGGCAATTCTATACTGGTCGCAGGCCCTTATCTAACTGACTATACCCGCAACATTGCCTAATATATTGGCGTTTTCTTAGTCATAtctaaaatcattcattcatcttATAATATAAGTTCTTAATTCAAGAAAATCACAAACATAAAGCAAAGCAAACACAGAAGTCGAAATcaacattattctttttagACAATCAGATGTTTTAGCTTAATGATTCCCCATTACATATCTTATGGCACACTGACTTGGTCGAGTGTGGTGGCTTAGAAATGCCACAGCCTCCTCTCCCTTAACCATGGCCAAAACTGGGTCCATAACCATGGTTATAGTGATTCCTATGTCCATGGTCGTATAAGGTGGTTTGGCTATGCCCACGTCCTTTCCATCCATCACGGTTACAGTCGTATGGTTTATCATGATGGACGTGGTTGctttctttagatttttttttctgcagcCTCATTGGCTTAGGGTTGGCGAGTAATCATTATTGCCCTGTATCTATTACTTTCACTTGCATTATTGTCTTcgatgatacattcaccgaggcCCTTTGATTTCAGGACAATCTCTGTGTCTAATGCCCATTGtagataattatctccaaagagatttagggcagcataaTCTAGATTGCTGATTTTCGACAACtataatcatatatcactcaatctttataagaaaataaattgtgTGACCAAGTAAACAATCGAGTTAATGCATTCCTAATaaacaagccacacggctataGGGGTGATGTGCAATGAGGCCACACGGCCTAGGTGATGTATGATGCGGCCAAGCAAGCAATCAAGTAATGATCAATGCATCAGTAagtaagccacacggctatgaGGGTTTAATGCAATACAATCAAGGCCACATGGTCATACAGTCATGATGCAAGCAAAGAGGCCACACGGCTAGATAGATATACGATGCATACGATCTTAGCTTTCGGATTCTATATGTGATCAAGGTGATATGATGTATgcaagccacacggctatgaTAGTAAGGTGCAAtaaaggccacacggccaagctATGATGCAAACAATCTATGTTGATCCAATTAGGGTTTTATCATCTCAGCAATACAAAATGTGGCtagggtttcagattttatGAGAATCAAAATAATCTAGCACCTTAGCTTTCAAGACATCAATTAGATCAGTCAAAATAACAAGAAACAAACCTAAACTCAATTTGGATCCATATCATgcgatttagggtttcaaggccCTTACGGATTCAAATtcgagatttagggtttcagattcaatatgcaatcaatCTAGCTGACTTAACTCACAATCAATAGAATCAATCAAGCAAGCAAGCCTTATGGCTAAGGTttatgcctcacggccaagaagaagccacacggccatgaggaagccacacggccaaaacaggaaaacaagCCGCACAACTAATGATTCAATTCAGGATCAATGCATATAGTTTgttgtgtaattgcaatcctagcATAGATGCATTCTATCAGTTTATACAATGTACTCAACACAAGAAAGCTAATCGGCCAAGCAAAGAACAATCATACttgatttcaatttcaatttcaataccATCCTAACATGAGATTCTAAGAgcaattgcaatcaatcaaagTGATTAGGTTtaggtatgaatgcaacaaggccacacggccacaagTATGATTATGTCTAGAACAGTTTAACCTAATCAtatagtttcagattttgatttttaaacaatctaaactagatcattagggttttgatttaaaCAAGCCAATTACTTCAgattcaagattcaagtttAAACAATCCTAATCATAGTTCTAGAtgatcaatcaatcaaacaaaatatttttaaaatccaaacaattaaaatcgatttttcaaattagggttttgggaattcgatttgatcttagatcaagggagtttaattttgagattcaaaaccttcaaggttctgattttaattgatcaatggatcaaatctcgattttagggtttggatcgaacttatagagcttcgatttaatTACTGATAGGGTAtcgatctat contains these protein-coding regions:
- the LOC125575392 gene encoding protein DETOXIFICATION 40-like, with translation MTISGWVFMISLGFNAAISVRVSNELGAGNPKSASFSVIIVNIYSLITCVILAIVILAFRDVLSYAFTEGEEVSAAVSDLCPLLAFTLVLNGIQPVLSGVAVGCGWQMFVAKVNVGCYYIIGIPLGALFGFYFKFDTKARYSSCLSHQYSNTYHLTIFCTFDSYY